Proteins encoded by one window of Acidobacteriota bacterium:
- a CDS encoding DUF3303 family protein codes for MKFMVTWQIHQGKIQEAYSLFFPMTPEQDAADRGSQVKQIGRWHDVVRGRGVTICESDSAEAVANWCLNWSGLLDLDLSVVLDDNETRALGKARAKSS; via the coding sequence ATGAAATTCATGGTTACGTGGCAAATACACCAAGGAAAAATACAGGAAGCATACTCGCTCTTTTTCCCCATGACCCCTGAGCAGGATGCGGCGGACAGGGGCAGCCAAGTCAAACAGATTGGCCGCTGGCATGACGTAGTGCGCGGTCGTGGGGTGACCATCTGTGAATCCGACAGCGCCGAGGCGGTGGCGAACTGGTGCCTCAACTGGAGTGGCCTGCTGGATTTGGATCTGTCGGTGGTTTTGGATGACAACGAGACGCGCGCGCTGGGCAAAGCACGCGCGAAGAGTTCTTAG